In the genome of Polaribacter atrinae, one region contains:
- a CDS encoding ABC transporter ATP-binding protein produces MIIGKNIHKYYGDVEVLKGVDLHIKKGEIVAIVGPSGAGKTTLLQILGTLDKPQKDQNYELKLNNVSLKNLADKKLSSFRNQHIGFIFQFHQLLPEFTALENVCIPAFIAKKTKQETETRAKEILTFLGLSHRVSHKPNELSGGEQQRVAVARALINNPSVILADEPSGNLDTESAKNLHELFFKLRDEFGQTFVIITHNEELANMADRKLTMIDGKIIE; encoded by the coding sequence ATGATAATAGGTAAAAACATTCACAAATATTATGGGGATGTAGAAGTTTTAAAAGGAGTAGATTTACACATTAAAAAAGGAGAAATCGTTGCTATTGTTGGTCCATCTGGAGCAGGAAAAACAACCTTACTTCAAATTTTAGGCACCTTAGACAAACCACAAAAAGACCAAAATTACGAGTTGAAACTAAATAACGTTTCACTAAAAAACCTCGCAGACAAAAAACTTTCTTCTTTTAGAAACCAGCATATTGGCTTTATTTTTCAATTTCATCAATTATTGCCAGAGTTTACAGCATTAGAAAATGTTTGTATCCCTGCTTTTATAGCGAAAAAAACAAAACAAGAAACAGAAACAAGAGCTAAAGAAATACTTACTTTTTTAGGTTTATCTCATAGAGTAAGCCACAAACCCAATGAACTTTCTGGAGGAGAACAACAAAGAGTAGCCGTTGCCAGAGCATTAATTAACAATCCATCCGTTATATTAGCGGATGAACCTAGTGGAAATCTAGATACTGAATCTGCTAAAAACCTACATGAATTGTTCTTTAAATTGCGTGATGAATTTGGACAAACCTTTGTAATTATTACACATAATGAAGAATTAGCAAATATGGCAGATAGAAAATTAACTATGATTGACGGTAAAATTA
- a CDS encoding DUF5916 domain-containing protein, whose product MFRKITLLLIVVISSHQLIAQQKENRKKIKTTRVKLAPKIDGFLEDNSWRDAEVCTNFVDLRPNNGKLVSEEYQTTVKVIYDDDAIYISAQMNDPDPEGIPQEFATRDNFSIADFFLVTINPNDDGQNPFEFLVQTTGNQGDAKVSNGDEDFNWSAVWESAAKINDKGWAVEMKIPYRAIRFANRPVQSWGFNFHRRLEKLNAQHTWTHIDNAVGKWTQYDGLIEDFRDIKPPTRLNFYPYASATANTFEGHTAYDWSVGMDIKYGLTENFTLDATLIPDFSQVGFDDVELNLGPFEQQFTEQRQFFTEGIELFNKANLFYSRRIGSDPIDQFNVESTLTSDEEITDYPSKINMLNAIKVSGRTKNGLGIGFFNAITEKTEATIKNNTTGDTRKEVIAPFTNYNILVLDQQFNQNSTVTLINTNVTRDGKFRDANVTALDWHIETKDSKYNVDGSVKMSNISDDINNPNTGYTFDNSFGYNSDHWNWELGYNFENKDFNPNDLGILFTNNQQSIYGSIGWRTLQPTKNYNWYNFYYYNNVNFQHFSGIYTGYNASAGFEAQTRKRFTYGGNLNYSTKEKDYFEPRQGSTSGIYFLQPERKNINIWISTNSQKKLEINSDIYYSGYNNYNKAAYGFSIAPRYRFTNQFSLQYQLNYNKTDNDLGFVDEVNTNIIFGKRDRKNYTNTIAGKYSFSTNSSLSLSFRHYWGAVNYNNYYNLNTNGGLDPNTTYTSQDVNFNSWNLDLNYIWQFAPGSQLIAFYRNAIFNEDTNADLNFSKNLDNLFEQSQRHTFSLRIVYFIDYNKLKNIF is encoded by the coding sequence ATGTTTAGAAAAATAACTTTATTGCTAATCGTAGTAATATCATCACATCAGTTAATTGCTCAGCAAAAAGAAAATCGAAAAAAGATTAAAACAACAAGAGTCAAATTAGCTCCAAAAATAGATGGTTTTTTAGAAGATAATTCTTGGAGAGATGCAGAAGTGTGTACAAATTTTGTTGATTTAAGACCCAACAACGGTAAATTAGTTTCAGAAGAATATCAAACAACTGTTAAAGTTATTTATGATGATGATGCCATTTATATTTCTGCTCAAATGAATGACCCCGACCCAGAAGGCATTCCGCAAGAATTTGCAACAAGAGATAATTTTAGTATTGCAGACTTCTTTTTGGTTACTATAAACCCTAATGACGACGGTCAAAATCCTTTTGAATTTCTAGTTCAAACTACCGGAAACCAAGGTGATGCTAAAGTTTCTAACGGAGATGAAGACTTTAATTGGAGTGCTGTTTGGGAGAGTGCCGCAAAAATTAATGATAAAGGTTGGGCCGTAGAAATGAAAATTCCATACCGAGCAATTCGTTTTGCAAACAGACCTGTACAATCTTGGGGATTTAATTTTCACCGAAGATTAGAAAAACTAAATGCACAACATACTTGGACTCACATTGACAACGCTGTTGGAAAATGGACACAATATGATGGATTAATTGAAGATTTTAGAGACATTAAACCTCCTACCAGATTAAATTTCTATCCTTACGCATCTGCAACAGCCAATACTTTTGAAGGACATACCGCCTACGATTGGAGTGTTGGTATGGACATTAAATATGGTTTAACAGAAAATTTTACATTAGATGCTACTCTAATTCCAGATTTTAGTCAGGTTGGTTTTGATGATGTTGAATTAAATTTAGGTCCTTTTGAACAACAATTTACAGAACAAAGACAATTTTTTACAGAGGGAATAGAACTATTTAACAAAGCCAATCTTTTTTACTCTAGAAGAATAGGTAGTGATCCAATAGATCAATTTAACGTAGAAAGCACTCTAACTTCGGATGAAGAAATTACAGATTACCCAAGTAAAATAAACATGTTAAATGCCATTAAAGTTTCTGGAAGAACCAAAAACGGTTTGGGGATTGGTTTTTTTAATGCCATTACAGAAAAAACAGAAGCAACTATTAAAAACAATACAACAGGAGACACCAGAAAAGAAGTAATAGCGCCTTTTACAAATTATAATATTTTAGTTTTAGACCAACAGTTTAATCAGAATTCTACGGTAACATTAATCAATACAAATGTTACTAGAGATGGCAAGTTTAGAGATGCTAATGTAACAGCTCTTGATTGGCATATAGAAACAAAAGACAGTAAATACAATGTAGATGGCTCTGTTAAAATGAGTAACATTTCTGATGACATTAACAACCCAAACACTGGTTATACGTTTGACAATAGTTTTGGGTATAATTCTGACCACTGGAATTGGGAACTAGGTTATAATTTTGAAAATAAAGATTTTAACCCAAATGATTTAGGGATTCTTTTTACTAACAACCAACAATCTATTTATGGTAGTATAGGTTGGCGCACACTACAACCTACTAAAAATTACAACTGGTATAATTTTTACTATTATAATAATGTAAATTTTCAGCATTTTTCTGGTATTTACACAGGTTACAATGCTAGCGCAGGATTTGAAGCTCAAACAAGAAAACGTTTTACTTATGGAGGAAACCTAAATTACAGTACCAAAGAAAAAGATTATTTTGAGCCGAGACAAGGATCTACAAGTGGTATTTATTTCTTACAACCAGAACGGAAAAATATAAACATTTGGATTTCTACCAACTCTCAAAAAAAATTAGAAATAAATTCTGATATCTATTATTCTGGTTACAACAACTACAACAAAGCTGCTTATGGCTTTAGTATTGCGCCTCGTTATCGATTTACAAATCAGTTTTCTTTACAATATCAATTAAATTACAATAAAACGGATAATGATTTAGGTTTTGTAGATGAAGTAAACACAAATATTATCTTCGGAAAAAGAGATCGAAAAAATTACACCAACACCATTGCTGGTAAATATAGTTTTAGCACCAATTCTTCTTTATCACTTAGCTTTAGACATTATTGGGGCGCTGTGAACTATAACAATTATTACAACCTAAACACTAATGGAGGTCTAGACCCAAACACCACCTACACAAGTCAAGATGTGAACTTTAACAGTTGGAATTTAGACTTAAATTACATTTGGCAATTTGCCCCAGGAAGTCAGTTAATTGCTTTTTACAGAAATGCTATATTTAATGAAGACACAAATGCAGATTTAAATTTCAGTAAAAATTTAGACAATTTATTTGAGCAATCTCAAAGACATACATTTTCTTTAAGAATCGTTTATTTTATTGATTATAATAAATTGAAAAATATATTTTAA
- the sucC gene encoding ADP-forming succinate--CoA ligase subunit beta produces the protein MNLHEYQGKEILNSFGVRIQRGIVASTPAEAVEAAKKLTEETGTGWHVIKAQVHAGGRGKGGGVKLAKNLDQVKSISDDILGMMLVTPQTSAEGKLVNQVLICEDVYYPGDSEPDEYYMSVLLNRATGKNMIMYSTEGGMDIETVAEETPHLIFTEEIDPLLGIMPFQARKVAFNLGLSGVAFKEMTKFVTALYTAYIKSDSAMFEINPVLKTSDSKIMAVDAKVSLDENALYRHKDYAAMRDLREENPIEVEAKAAGLNYVDLDGNVGCMVNGAGLAMGTMDLIKESGGEPANFLDVGGTADAARVETAFGIILKDPNVKAILVNIFGGIVRCDRVAQGVVDAYKSMGDKITVPIICRLQGTNAKEAKELIDNSGMEIISATEFQEAADKVQEVLEAAK, from the coding sequence ATGAACTTACACGAATATCAAGGAAAAGAAATATTAAACAGTTTTGGCGTTAGAATTCAACGTGGAATTGTTGCAAGTACTCCTGCTGAGGCAGTTGAAGCTGCAAAAAAACTTACAGAAGAAACAGGAACAGGTTGGCATGTAATTAAAGCGCAAGTTCACGCAGGTGGTCGTGGAAAAGGTGGTGGAGTTAAGTTAGCTAAAAACTTAGACCAAGTAAAAAGTATTTCTGATGATATTTTAGGAATGATGTTAGTTACTCCTCAAACTTCTGCAGAAGGAAAATTAGTAAACCAAGTTTTAATCTGTGAGGATGTATATTATCCTGGAGATTCTGAACCAGATGAATATTATATGTCTGTTTTATTAAACAGAGCAACTGGTAAAAACATGATTATGTATTCTACAGAAGGTGGAATGGATATTGAAACTGTTGCAGAAGAAACTCCGCACTTAATTTTTACAGAAGAGATTGATCCTTTATTAGGAATCATGCCTTTTCAAGCACGTAAAGTAGCTTTTAACTTAGGTTTATCTGGTGTTGCTTTTAAAGAAATGACAAAATTTGTTACTGCTCTTTATACTGCATATATTAAGTCTGATTCTGCGATGTTTGAAATTAACCCTGTGTTAAAAACATCTGATTCTAAAATTATGGCAGTTGATGCTAAAGTTTCTTTAGATGAAAATGCATTATATAGACATAAAGATTATGCAGCAATGCGTGATTTACGTGAAGAAAATCCAATTGAAGTTGAAGCTAAAGCTGCAGGTTTAAACTATGTAGATTTAGACGGAAATGTTGGTTGTATGGTAAACGGAGCTGGTTTAGCAATGGGAACTATGGATTTAATTAAAGAATCTGGAGGAGAGCCTGCTAACTTTTTAGACGTTGGTGGTACTGCAGATGCAGCAAGAGTTGAAACTGCTTTTGGTATCATTTTAAAAGACCCAAATGTAAAAGCAATTTTAGTAAACATTTTTGGAGGTATTGTACGTTGTGACAGAGTTGCACAAGGTGTTGTAGATGCTTACAAAAGTATGGGAGACAAAATTACGGTACCAATTATTTGTAGATTACAAGGTACAAATGCTAAAGAAGCAAAAGAATTAATTGACAATTCTGGAATGGAAATTATTTCTGCTACAGAATTTCAAGAAGCTGCTGATAAAGTACAAGAAGTTTTAGAAGCTGCTAAATAA
- a CDS encoding heavy metal translocating P-type ATPase, with translation MKKEHRNLRDIKPSSEKEHNHNDGHNHDGHNHDGEPNGFKAYIPAIVSFTMLMIGIAFDYFNILTALNTAAAFFKDWLRIIWYGIAYLPVGLPVIKEGYQSIKKGTLFTEFFLMSIATIGAFAIGEYPEGVAVMLFYAVGELFQDAAVNSAKGNIKALLDVRPKEANVFSNGNIESVTPEEVGIGEKIQVRVGEKIPLDGILTSVKAVLNTAALTGESKPNTIAKGDTVFAGSINLESVIEVEVTKEFKDSSIARILDLVQNATARKSKTELFIRKFARIYTPIVVYLAIAVTLLPYFFVNDYVFADWLYKALIFLVISCPCALVISIPLGYFGGLGAASKNGILFKGASFLDTMTKINTLVLDKTGTVTKGVFKIKKIKTIGWEEKEFMKYLFAIEEQSTHPIAKAILEYKAEEVHFKATEVSEIAGKGLKGIVNGKTILVGNKALMMANKIDIQPEVETIVESIVLVAIDKVFAGYVVIADELKDDAKETIINLHKVGIKNIIMLSGDKDSITQKVASELGIKIAKGGLLPEDKLNEVEILKKNTSNKIAFIGDGINDAPVLATSDIGIAMGGLGSDVAIETADVIIQTDQPSKVVKAIKISRATRKIIWQNIALAFGVKLVVMILGTLGLATMWEAVFADVGVALLAILNAVRLQRMQYD, from the coding sequence ATGAAAAAAGAACATCGCAATTTAAGAGACATAAAACCAAGTTCAGAAAAAGAACACAATCATAATGATGGTCATAATCACGATGGTCATAATCATGATGGAGAACCAAATGGATTCAAAGCCTACATTCCTGCAATTGTAAGTTTCACAATGCTGATGATTGGTATTGCCTTCGATTATTTTAACATTTTGACTGCGCTCAATACAGCTGCTGCATTTTTTAAAGATTGGCTCCGTATTATTTGGTACGGAATTGCTTACTTACCTGTTGGGCTACCTGTAATTAAAGAAGGTTACCAAAGCATTAAAAAAGGTACTCTTTTTACGGAGTTTTTCCTTATGTCTATCGCTACTATTGGTGCCTTTGCTATTGGTGAATACCCGGAAGGTGTTGCTGTTATGTTATTTTATGCCGTTGGCGAATTGTTTCAAGATGCTGCTGTTAATAGCGCAAAAGGAAACATCAAAGCATTGCTAGATGTTCGTCCTAAAGAAGCCAATGTTTTTAGCAATGGCAACATCGAAAGCGTAACTCCTGAAGAAGTTGGTATTGGAGAGAAAATTCAGGTTCGAGTAGGAGAAAAAATTCCTTTAGATGGAATTTTAACTTCAGTAAAAGCAGTTTTAAATACCGCGGCATTAACAGGAGAAAGTAAACCAAATACTATTGCAAAAGGCGATACTGTATTTGCAGGTAGTATTAACCTAGAAAGCGTCATTGAAGTTGAGGTTACTAAAGAATTTAAAGATAGTTCTATTGCTAGAATCTTAGATTTAGTACAGAATGCCACAGCTAGAAAATCTAAAACGGAATTATTTATCAGAAAATTCGCACGAATTTACACACCAATTGTGGTATATCTTGCAATAGCAGTAACATTATTACCTTACTTTTTTGTTAATGATTATGTATTTGCAGACTGGTTATATAAAGCCTTAATATTCTTGGTAATTTCTTGCCCTTGTGCTTTGGTGATTTCTATTCCGTTAGGTTATTTTGGTGGATTGGGAGCGGCTTCTAAAAACGGAATCTTATTTAAAGGTGCTTCTTTTTTAGACACCATGACCAAAATAAATACGTTGGTTCTAGACAAAACAGGAACTGTGACGAAAGGTGTTTTTAAAATCAAAAAGATTAAAACGATTGGTTGGGAAGAAAAAGAATTTATGAAATACCTTTTTGCCATAGAAGAACAATCTACGCACCCAATTGCAAAAGCTATTTTAGAATACAAAGCAGAAGAAGTACATTTTAAAGCTACAGAAGTCTCTGAAATTGCAGGAAAAGGTTTAAAAGGAATCGTCAATGGAAAAACTATTTTAGTTGGTAACAAAGCTTTAATGATGGCTAACAAAATTGACATCCAACCAGAGGTTGAAACTATTGTAGAGTCTATTGTTTTAGTTGCTATTGATAAAGTATTTGCTGGCTATGTGGTTATTGCTGATGAACTAAAGGACGACGCAAAAGAAACCATTATCAACCTACATAAAGTGGGCATCAAAAACATTATAATGCTTTCTGGCGATAAAGACTCTATAACTCAAAAAGTAGCATCAGAATTAGGAATTAAAATCGCCAAAGGCGGATTATTGCCCGAGGATAAATTAAATGAAGTGGAAATATTAAAGAAAAACACTTCAAATAAAATCGCTTTTATAGGTGATGGAATTAATGATGCTCCTGTTTTAGCTACAAGTGATATTGGTATTGCAATGGGTGGCTTAGGTAGTGATGTTGCTATTGAAACTGCAGATGTTATTATTCAGACAGATCAACCCTCTAAAGTTGTAAAAGCGATAAAAATAAGTCGTGCTACTCGTAAAATTATTTGGCAAAATATAGCACTCGCTTTTGGTGTAAAATTAGTTGTAATGATTTTAGGAACTCTAGGATTAGCAACCATGTGGGAAGCCGTTTTTGCTGATGTAGGCGTAGCTTTATTAGCTATTTTAAATGCAGTGAGATTACAAAGAATGCAGTACGATTAA
- a CDS encoding Fur family transcriptional regulator: protein MQTIEQFLESNNIRVTAMRLLIYKFLDKKQVAVTLTDIENAFEKADRTTLYRTIKTFEEKAIVHQIDDGTGTIKYALCEQGCTCEIGTDLHLHFHCNNCNETVCLTDLKIPQIKVPDGFISENVNLVVKGICDKCSGQ, encoded by the coding sequence ATGCAAACCATAGAACAATTTTTAGAATCGAACAATATACGTGTTACTGCAATGCGCTTGCTTATTTACAAATTTTTGGATAAAAAGCAAGTTGCTGTTACCTTAACAGATATTGAAAATGCTTTCGAAAAAGCAGATAGAACCACTTTATACAGAACGATTAAAACGTTTGAAGAAAAGGCAATCGTGCATCAAATTGATGACGGAACTGGCACTATAAAATATGCCCTTTGTGAACAAGGGTGTACTTGTGAAATTGGCACCGATTTGCACTTACATTTCCACTGCAATAATTGCAACGAAACAGTTTGTTTAACAGATCTTAAAATTCCACAAATAAAAGTGCCCGATGGTTTTATTTCTGAAAACGTAAATTTAGTTGTAAAGGGTATTTGTGATAAATGTAGCGGACAATAA
- a CDS encoding efflux RND transporter periplasmic adaptor subunit: MKNTIYNIITIVVLAAFLTSCGYKEGDGYSNEKEVKTDVKQEEHPKKIEEAMLSAQQYEALKMEVATVTKRQMSGYVEANGTLEVPPQNEAAITSVVGANVVSIEVIEGDKVKKGQVVAYLSHPNIISMQTEYLNAYSNRNFLQKGFERQQKLYKAGVGSGANFQKAAAAYEASKALVNGLGAQLKLLNINTSSVRNGTIFQRIALRTPIEGFVQKVEVKMGQYVDPQTELFEIVDTHHVHADLMVFEKDVYKVKKGQKIAFDVQSVPNQELTAEIYSVSKTFEENPKAVHVHAEIENKAGNLIPGMYIKGKIQVDNVQTTALPESAVTKEGDRFYVFTVEKENDAWSFKPLEVIPGQKDGKWIAVSFLTEIDPTTKFAYNNAYYLIAEMKKGDAEHSH; the protein is encoded by the coding sequence ATGAAAAACACCATATATAACATCATAACAATAGTCGTTCTCGCAGCTTTTTTAACATCATGCGGATATAAAGAAGGCGATGGATATTCTAATGAGAAAGAAGTTAAAACGGATGTAAAACAAGAGGAACATCCTAAAAAAATTGAAGAAGCAATGCTTTCTGCACAACAATATGAAGCTTTAAAAATGGAAGTAGCAACCGTAACCAAAAGACAAATGAGTGGTTACGTAGAAGCAAACGGAACATTAGAAGTTCCACCACAAAATGAAGCAGCAATTACTTCGGTTGTTGGTGCAAATGTGGTTTCCATAGAAGTGATCGAGGGAGATAAGGTAAAGAAAGGTCAGGTTGTGGCCTACTTATCACACCCGAATATTATAAGCATGCAAACTGAATATTTAAATGCTTACAGCAATCGTAATTTCTTACAAAAAGGATTTGAACGTCAACAAAAATTATACAAAGCAGGCGTTGGATCTGGTGCTAATTTTCAAAAAGCAGCCGCGGCATACGAAGCTTCAAAAGCGTTGGTTAACGGACTTGGAGCGCAATTAAAATTATTAAACATTAATACTTCGTCTGTAAGAAATGGAACCATTTTTCAACGTATCGCTTTGCGAACTCCCATTGAAGGTTTTGTACAAAAGGTTGAAGTTAAAATGGGACAATATGTAGATCCACAAACGGAATTATTCGAAATTGTAGACACGCATCACGTGCATGCAGATTTAATGGTTTTTGAAAAAGATGTATACAAAGTAAAAAAAGGTCAGAAAATAGCGTTTGATGTTCAATCAGTTCCGAATCAGGAATTAACGGCAGAGATTTATTCGGTAAGCAAAACCTTTGAAGAAAACCCAAAAGCAGTTCACGTTCATGCAGAAATTGAAAACAAAGCAGGTAATTTAATTCCGGGAATGTATATTAAAGGAAAAATTCAGGTTGATAATGTACAAACAACTGCATTGCCAGAAAGTGCCGTTACAAAAGAGGGAGATCGTTTTTATGTATTTACAGTAGAAAAAGAAAATGATGCTTGGAGCTTTAAACCGCTAGAAGTAATTCCTGGTCAAAAAGATGGAAAATGGATTGCGGTTAGCTTTCTAACAGAAATAGACCCAACCACAAAATTTGCTTATAACAACGCGTATTACCTTATTGCAGAAATGAAAAAAGGAGACGCAGAACACTCACATTAA